The following coding sequences are from one Culex quinquefasciatus strain JHB chromosome 1, VPISU_Cqui_1.0_pri_paternal, whole genome shotgun sequence window:
- the LOC6038460 gene encoding neural Wiskott-Aldrich syndrome protein, translated as MKQPATTDADRASKANRPSMLLTNEENEQLFGLLGRRCQTQCTAVVQLYLTQSPAHASWVKKWTGALCFVKDNIRKSYYFRLYCLKTNRQVWEQELYEKLDVTKPRPFLIVFEGAEGIVAFNFAMEDEATAFMNTTTSTLHNRNRRRDDRIKRNSTRKDPPPARPPPVSNQNNAFDNTVTLRHKPSFGAPTAAAFPQQPAAAAAMTPHQRPTKNKAKGKLRKEDIGMPSNFKHVTHVGWSPTSGFDLSGEEDTLKPFLEKAGVRDQHLKDRETREFIYDFIQNHKVLDTMKSEQSGNNRKQRPPPVPIRNHHEQQQTQQSPQQPNGNVQQRNPPPPPPNRTLPPLPATTPPKVNQAPSRPPPIQQQQQHKESPAPPAPAAPIPGPPPPPPPPPSAAAPPPPPPMGSMPKAQAPAIPVVVDDNRSALLDSIRKGTTLKPVDQSALSTGSGSGGGGSDLRGDLMSQIRSGGVVLRPVQDREQNAGPGTDRSSGSAGSGDCGTDALADALRRALAERGRVIRSSDEDDSDSNSANDDWDD; from the exons ACCCAATGCACGGCCGTGGTCCAGCTGTACCTGACGCAATCGCCGGCGCACGCTTCCTGGGTCAAAAAGTGGACCGGCGCGCTCTGCTTCGTCAAGGACAACATCCGCAAGTCGTACTACTTCCGGCTGTACTGCCTCAAGACGAACCGCCAGGTCTGGGAGCAGGAGCTGTACGAGAAGCTCGACGTCACCAAGCCGCGCCCGTTCCTGATCGTGTTCGAGGGGGCG GAGGGCATCGTGGCGTTCAACTTTGCGATGGAGGACGAAGCTACGGCGTTTATGAACACCACCACGAGCACGCTGCACAACCGAAACCGGCGAAGAGATG ATCGCATCAAACGGAACAGTACCCGGAAGGACCCACCGCCGGCACGACCCCCACCAGTGTCGAACCAAAACAATGCCTTTGACAATACTGTCACTTTGCGGCACAAGCCTTCCT TTGGTGCCCCGACGGCGGCCGCTTTCCCGCAGCAACCGGCGGCGGCAGCGGCGATGACGCCCCACCAGCGACCCACCAAGAATAAGGCCAAGGGCAAGCTGCGCAAGGAGGACATTGGGATGCCGTCGAACTTTAAGCACGTGACGCACGTTGGATGGAGTCCCACCAGCGGGTTCGATCTGAGCGGCGAGGAGGACACGCTGAAGCCGTTCCTGGAGAAGGCGGGTGTGCGGGATCAGCAT CTGAAAGATCGCGAGACGCGCGAATTCATCTACGACTTTATTCAGAACCACAAGGTGTTGGACACGATGAAGTCGGAACAGTCCGGCAACAACCGTAAGCAGAGACCACCGCCCGTCCCGATCCGGAACCACCACGAGCAGCAGCAAACCCAGCAG TCCCCCCAACAGCCCAACGGAAACGTTCAGCAACGGAACCCACCGCCACCGCCCCCGAACCGGACACTGCCCCCACTGCCGGCGACGACCCCACCCAAGGTGAACCAAGCGCCTTCCCGACCCCCGCcgatccagcagcagcagcagcacaaggAATCGCCGGCACCACCCGCTCCTGCGGCACCGATTCCCGGACCA CCCCCACCACCGCCACCTCCACCGTCGGCCGCCGCCCCTCCCCCGCCACCGCCCATGGGATCGATGCCGAAGGCGCAAGCCCCCGCCATCCCGGTGGTCGTCGACGACAACCGGTCCGCACTGCTGGACAGCATCCGCAAGGGGACGACGCTCAAG CCAGTGGACCAGAGCGCCCTCAGCACCGGCTCCGGTTCCGGTGGCGGCGGAAGCGACCTCCGGGGTGACTTGATGTCGCAGATCCGGAGCGGCGGAGTGGTGCTGCGGCCGGTGCAGGACCGCGAACAGAACGCTGGCCCCGGCACGGACCGAAGCAGCGGAAGTGCCGGAAGCGGAGATTGCGGCACGGATGCGCTAGCGGATGCCCTGAGGAGAGCGCTGGCCGAACGAGGCCGCGTCATCCGGTCGTCGGATGAGGACGACAGCGACTCGAACTCGGCCAACGACGATTGGGATGATTAA